A DNA window from Ctenopharyngodon idella isolate HZGC_01 chromosome 8, HZGC01, whole genome shotgun sequence contains the following coding sequences:
- the gripap1 gene encoding GRIP1-associated protein 1 isoform X2 has protein sequence MAQALSEEEFHRMQAQLLELRTQNYHLSDELRKNTAELNSVRLKTSNLEKDFIKAQKALNKSKKAQEVDALLNENEMLQGKLHSQEEDFRLQNSTLMQELSKLCSQIEQLESENRGLREGQGLERPASSPASGPVDAELLRLQAENSALQKKLTALQERADVTDGKAALIDGMTGTNGVQSDASSHSDDPSASGNDQIDQAEVQSVKLEQRDNELSEVALKLQTEMEEKCLLREQLQTLEMSKQTEITKLQEENAKLSDKLKKKQESFQRLQVEKEALYNDSRTKIDEIQQRKEEELKSINLRVQKLQADLMAANQNVTELKEQLQSKHKEHEMAIHALKDQVACQSAVSQEQVEGMLSENDALRTNLAALEQIQTVKTQELNLLREQNLALNAELQQRRTDQESFLAQRDDLNSQLQESNRANSRLLEQLTELGLEKDKLQQELEEARKTADKRKAMLDELAIEMAQEKSRHKEELSNVRLQHEKEVLSIRARYEKELRGLHEEKNRTEEEIRSQLRDEKARTKELEGLQPYVEELKAQVQSMEGTKGWFERRLKEAEETMEKNKLDHAEEIQRVQKDHRVQLEAKAAEVEAVKQQVTEMGKEREDLNDTIGKLKQEIKDTVDGQRILEKKGSSALKDLKRQLHLERKRADKLQERLQEILTNTKTRTGLEELVLSEISSPSRTQQTGDSSSISSFSYREIMKDGASAPSTNKSNTSSPQSQRPADLSDDEVSELFQRLAEVQQEKWMLEEKVKHLEVSCASMADDICKKSAIIETYVMDSRRDVSGGVGVVHGAQGERGSLSSVLRDLVKPGDENLREMNKKLQNMLEEQLTKNMHLQKDLEVLSQEIVRLSKDGTPAENSKATG, from the exons ATGGCGCAAGCACTGTCAGAAGAGGAGTTCCACCGTATGCAG GCTCAGCTCTTGGAGCTGAGAACACAGAACTACCATCTATCTGATGAGCTGCGGAAAAATACAGCGG AGCTCAACAGTGTCCGTCTGAAGACCTCGAACTTGGAGAAAGACTTTATTAAAGCACAGAAG GCTTTGAACAAGAGCAAGAAAGCACAG GAGGTAGACGCCTTACTCAATGAGAATGAGATGCTTCAGGGCAAGTTGCACAGTCAGGAAGAAGACTTCAGACTGCAGAACAGCACCCTTATGCAAGAGCTATCCAAG TTATGTTCCCAGATCGAGCAGTTAGAGTCAGAGAATCGAGGATTAAGGGAGGGTCAAGGTCTGGAAAGACCCGCCTCCAGCCCCGCCTCTGGTCCAGTGGATGCTGAGCTCCTGCGCCTACAGGCTGAAAACTCTGCCCTGCAGAAGAAATTGACAG CTCTTCAAGAGCGTGCAGATGTTACTGATGGAAAAGCAGCTCTCATTGATGGAATGACGGGCACTAACGGTGTCCAATCAGATGCCAGCAGTCACAGTGATGACCCTTCTGCCTCGGGAAATGATCAGATTGATCAG GCCGAAGTGCAAAGCGTCAAACTGGAACAGCGAGATAATGAACTGAGCG AGGTGGCATTAAAGCTTCAAACGGAAATGGAGGAGAAATGCTTACTGAGGGAACAACTCCAGACACTAGAG atGTCCAAGCAGACAGAAATCACAAAACTACAAGAAGAAAATGCTAAA ttgtCTGATAAGTTGAAGAAAAAACAAGAAAG CTTCCAGCGGCTACAAGTTGAGAAGGAAGCACTTTACAATGACAGCAG GACTAAAATTGATGAGATCCAACAGAGGAAAGAGGAGGAACTCAAATCCATAAACCTTCGCGTGCAGAAATTGCAGGCAGATTTAATGGCCGCCAACCAG aACGTCACTGAACTGAAGGAGCAGTTGCAGAGCAAACACAAAGAGCATGAGATGGCCATCCATGCGCTCAAAGATCAG GTAGCGTGTCAGAGCGCGGTCAGTCAGGAGCAGGTGGAGGGCATGCTGAGTGAGAACGATGCTCTCAGGACAAATCTAGCAGCCCTAGAACAG ATCCAAACAGTAAAGACTCAGGAACTGAATTTGTTGAGAGAGCAAAATCTGGCTCTCAACGCAGAGCTTCAGCAGAGGCGTACAGATCAGGAGAGCTTCCTGGCGCAGAGAGATGATCTCAACTCACAGCTACAG GAGTCAAACCGAGCAAATAGTCGACTGCTGGAGCAGCTCACTGAACTTGGTCTGGAGAAGGACAAGCTACAGCAGGAGTTAGAGGAAGCCagaaag ACTGCAGATAAGCGTAAGGCCATGCTGGATGAACTGGCCATTGAGATGGCACAGGAGAAATCTCGGCACAAAGAGGAACTCAGCAACGTGCGTTTGCAGCATGAGAAGGAGGTGCTGAGCATCAGGGCACGCTACGAGAAGGAGCTCCGCGGCCTCCACGAGGAGAAGAACCGCACGGAAGAGGAGATCCGCTCACAGCTACGAGATGAGAAA gctcGTACCAAAGAGCTGGAGGGTCTTCAGCCGTATGTAGAGGAGCTGAAAGCTCAGGTTCAGTCCATGGAGGGGACGAAGGGCTGGTTTGAACGCAGACTCAAGGAGGCCGAG GAGAccatggaaaaaaacaaactggaCCATGCAGAAGAGATCCAGCGGGTACAGAAAGATCACAGAGTCCAGCTGGag GCTAAAGCTGCAGAGGTGGAGGCAGTCAAACAGCAAGTGACGGAGAtggggaaagagagagaagatcTCAACGACACAATCGGAAAACTCAAACAG gAGATTAAAGACACGGTGGACGGACAGAGAATCCTGGAGAAAAAAGGTAGTTCAGCG CTGAAAGACTTGAAGAGGCAGCTCCATCTGGAAAGAAAGAGAGCAGATAAACTCCAGGAGCGGCTGCAGGAGATCTTAACCAACACTAAGACTAGGACAG GTCTGGAGGAGCTGGTATTGTCTGAGATCAGTTCCCCGAGCCGTACGCAGCAGACGGGTGACAGCAGTAGCATTTCCTCCTTCAGCTACAGAGAGATCATGAAAGACGGCGCATCAGCTCCCAGCACCAATAAG TCCAACACCAGCAGCCCTCAGTCCCAGCGACCTGCTGACCTTTCAGACGACGAGGTCAGTGAGCTCTTCCAGAGACTCGCTGAGGTCCAGCAGGAGAAGTGGATGCTGGAGGAGAAG GTGAAACACTTGGAGGTCAGCTGTGCCTCAATGGCTGATGACATCTGTAAAAAGAGTGCCATTATTGAGACATATGTCATGGACAGCCGTAGAG
- the gripap1 gene encoding GRIP1-associated protein 1 isoform X1, translated as MAQALSEEEFHRMQAQLLELRTQNYHLSDELRKNTAELNSVRLKTSNLEKDFIKAQKALNKSKKAQEVDALLNENEMLQGKLHSQEEDFRLQNSTLMQELSKLCSQIEQLESENRGLREGQGLERPASSPASGPVDAELLRLQAENSALQKKLTALQERADVTDGKAALIDGMTGTNGVQSDASSHSDDPSASGNDQIDQAEVQSVKLEQRDNELSEVALKLQTEMEEKCLLREQLQTLEMSKQTEITKLQEENAKLSDKLKKKQESFQRLQVEKEALYNDSRTKIDEIQQRKEEELKSINLRVQKLQADLMAANQNVTELKEQLQSKHKEHEMAIHALKDQVACQSAVSQEQVEGMLSENDALRTNLAALEQIQTVKTQELNLLREQNLALNAELQQRRTDQESFLAQRDDLNSQLQESNRANSRLLEQLTELGLEKDKLQQELEEARKTADKRKAMLDELAIEMAQEKSRHKEELSNVRLQHEKEVLSIRARYEKELRGLHEEKNRTEEEIRSQLRDEKARTKELEGLQPYVEELKAQVQSMEGTKGWFERRLKEAEETMEKNKLDHAEEIQRVQKDHRVQLEAKAAEVEAVKQQVTEMGKEREDLNDTIGKLKQEIKDTVDGQRILEKKGSSALKDLKRQLHLERKRADKLQERLQEILTNTKTRTDSLSVNAGLEELVLSEISSPSRTQQTGDSSSISSFSYREIMKDGASAPSTNKSNTSSPQSQRPADLSDDEVSELFQRLAEVQQEKWMLEEKVKHLEVSCASMADDICKKSAIIETYVMDSRRDVSGGVGVVHGAQGERGSLSSVLRDLVKPGDENLREMNKKLQNMLEEQLTKNMHLQKDLEVLSQEIVRLSKDGTPAENSKATG; from the exons ATGGCGCAAGCACTGTCAGAAGAGGAGTTCCACCGTATGCAG GCTCAGCTCTTGGAGCTGAGAACACAGAACTACCATCTATCTGATGAGCTGCGGAAAAATACAGCGG AGCTCAACAGTGTCCGTCTGAAGACCTCGAACTTGGAGAAAGACTTTATTAAAGCACAGAAG GCTTTGAACAAGAGCAAGAAAGCACAG GAGGTAGACGCCTTACTCAATGAGAATGAGATGCTTCAGGGCAAGTTGCACAGTCAGGAAGAAGACTTCAGACTGCAGAACAGCACCCTTATGCAAGAGCTATCCAAG TTATGTTCCCAGATCGAGCAGTTAGAGTCAGAGAATCGAGGATTAAGGGAGGGTCAAGGTCTGGAAAGACCCGCCTCCAGCCCCGCCTCTGGTCCAGTGGATGCTGAGCTCCTGCGCCTACAGGCTGAAAACTCTGCCCTGCAGAAGAAATTGACAG CTCTTCAAGAGCGTGCAGATGTTACTGATGGAAAAGCAGCTCTCATTGATGGAATGACGGGCACTAACGGTGTCCAATCAGATGCCAGCAGTCACAGTGATGACCCTTCTGCCTCGGGAAATGATCAGATTGATCAG GCCGAAGTGCAAAGCGTCAAACTGGAACAGCGAGATAATGAACTGAGCG AGGTGGCATTAAAGCTTCAAACGGAAATGGAGGAGAAATGCTTACTGAGGGAACAACTCCAGACACTAGAG atGTCCAAGCAGACAGAAATCACAAAACTACAAGAAGAAAATGCTAAA ttgtCTGATAAGTTGAAGAAAAAACAAGAAAG CTTCCAGCGGCTACAAGTTGAGAAGGAAGCACTTTACAATGACAGCAG GACTAAAATTGATGAGATCCAACAGAGGAAAGAGGAGGAACTCAAATCCATAAACCTTCGCGTGCAGAAATTGCAGGCAGATTTAATGGCCGCCAACCAG aACGTCACTGAACTGAAGGAGCAGTTGCAGAGCAAACACAAAGAGCATGAGATGGCCATCCATGCGCTCAAAGATCAG GTAGCGTGTCAGAGCGCGGTCAGTCAGGAGCAGGTGGAGGGCATGCTGAGTGAGAACGATGCTCTCAGGACAAATCTAGCAGCCCTAGAACAG ATCCAAACAGTAAAGACTCAGGAACTGAATTTGTTGAGAGAGCAAAATCTGGCTCTCAACGCAGAGCTTCAGCAGAGGCGTACAGATCAGGAGAGCTTCCTGGCGCAGAGAGATGATCTCAACTCACAGCTACAG GAGTCAAACCGAGCAAATAGTCGACTGCTGGAGCAGCTCACTGAACTTGGTCTGGAGAAGGACAAGCTACAGCAGGAGTTAGAGGAAGCCagaaag ACTGCAGATAAGCGTAAGGCCATGCTGGATGAACTGGCCATTGAGATGGCACAGGAGAAATCTCGGCACAAAGAGGAACTCAGCAACGTGCGTTTGCAGCATGAGAAGGAGGTGCTGAGCATCAGGGCACGCTACGAGAAGGAGCTCCGCGGCCTCCACGAGGAGAAGAACCGCACGGAAGAGGAGATCCGCTCACAGCTACGAGATGAGAAA gctcGTACCAAAGAGCTGGAGGGTCTTCAGCCGTATGTAGAGGAGCTGAAAGCTCAGGTTCAGTCCATGGAGGGGACGAAGGGCTGGTTTGAACGCAGACTCAAGGAGGCCGAG GAGAccatggaaaaaaacaaactggaCCATGCAGAAGAGATCCAGCGGGTACAGAAAGATCACAGAGTCCAGCTGGag GCTAAAGCTGCAGAGGTGGAGGCAGTCAAACAGCAAGTGACGGAGAtggggaaagagagagaagatcTCAACGACACAATCGGAAAACTCAAACAG gAGATTAAAGACACGGTGGACGGACAGAGAATCCTGGAGAAAAAAGGTAGTTCAGCG CTGAAAGACTTGAAGAGGCAGCTCCATCTGGAAAGAAAGAGAGCAGATAAACTCCAGGAGCGGCTGCAGGAGATCTTAACCAACACTAAGACTAGGACAG ATTCTCTGTCCGTGAATGCAG GTCTGGAGGAGCTGGTATTGTCTGAGATCAGTTCCCCGAGCCGTACGCAGCAGACGGGTGACAGCAGTAGCATTTCCTCCTTCAGCTACAGAGAGATCATGAAAGACGGCGCATCAGCTCCCAGCACCAATAAG TCCAACACCAGCAGCCCTCAGTCCCAGCGACCTGCTGACCTTTCAGACGACGAGGTCAGTGAGCTCTTCCAGAGACTCGCTGAGGTCCAGCAGGAGAAGTGGATGCTGGAGGAGAAG GTGAAACACTTGGAGGTCAGCTGTGCCTCAATGGCTGATGACATCTGTAAAAAGAGTGCCATTATTGAGACATATGTCATGGACAGCCGTAGAG
- the gripap1 gene encoding GRIP1-associated protein 1 isoform X3 — protein sequence MAQALSEEEFHRMQAQLLELRTQNYHLSDELRKNTAELNSVRLKTSNLEKDFIKAQKALNKSKKAQEVDALLNENEMLQGKLHSQEEDFRLQNSTLMQELSKLCSQIEQLESENRGLREGQGLERPASSPASGPVDAELLRLQAENSALQKKLTALQERADVTDGKAALIDGMTGTNGVQSDASSHSDDPSASGNDQIDQAEVQSVKLEQRDNELSEVALKLQTEMEEKCLLREQLQTLEMSKQTEITKLQEENAKLSDKLKKKQESFQRLQVEKEALYNDSRTKIDEIQQRKEEELKSINLRVQKLQADLMAANQNVTELKEQLQSKHKEHEMAIHALKDQIQTVKTQELNLLREQNLALNAELQQRRTDQESFLAQRDDLNSQLQESNRANSRLLEQLTELGLEKDKLQQELEEARKTADKRKAMLDELAIEMAQEKSRHKEELSNVRLQHEKEVLSIRARYEKELRGLHEEKNRTEEEIRSQLRDEKARTKELEGLQPYVEELKAQVQSMEGTKGWFERRLKEAEETMEKNKLDHAEEIQRVQKDHRVQLEAKAAEVEAVKQQVTEMGKEREDLNDTIGKLKQEIKDTVDGQRILEKKGSSALKDLKRQLHLERKRADKLQERLQEILTNTKTRTDSLSVNAGLEELVLSEISSPSRTQQTGDSSSISSFSYREIMKDGASAPSTNKSNTSSPQSQRPADLSDDEVSELFQRLAEVQQEKWMLEEKVKHLEVSCASMADDICKKSAIIETYVMDSRRDVSGGVGVVHGAQGERGSLSSVLRDLVKPGDENLREMNKKLQNMLEEQLTKNMHLQKDLEVLSQEIVRLSKDGTPAENSKATG from the exons ATGGCGCAAGCACTGTCAGAAGAGGAGTTCCACCGTATGCAG GCTCAGCTCTTGGAGCTGAGAACACAGAACTACCATCTATCTGATGAGCTGCGGAAAAATACAGCGG AGCTCAACAGTGTCCGTCTGAAGACCTCGAACTTGGAGAAAGACTTTATTAAAGCACAGAAG GCTTTGAACAAGAGCAAGAAAGCACAG GAGGTAGACGCCTTACTCAATGAGAATGAGATGCTTCAGGGCAAGTTGCACAGTCAGGAAGAAGACTTCAGACTGCAGAACAGCACCCTTATGCAAGAGCTATCCAAG TTATGTTCCCAGATCGAGCAGTTAGAGTCAGAGAATCGAGGATTAAGGGAGGGTCAAGGTCTGGAAAGACCCGCCTCCAGCCCCGCCTCTGGTCCAGTGGATGCTGAGCTCCTGCGCCTACAGGCTGAAAACTCTGCCCTGCAGAAGAAATTGACAG CTCTTCAAGAGCGTGCAGATGTTACTGATGGAAAAGCAGCTCTCATTGATGGAATGACGGGCACTAACGGTGTCCAATCAGATGCCAGCAGTCACAGTGATGACCCTTCTGCCTCGGGAAATGATCAGATTGATCAG GCCGAAGTGCAAAGCGTCAAACTGGAACAGCGAGATAATGAACTGAGCG AGGTGGCATTAAAGCTTCAAACGGAAATGGAGGAGAAATGCTTACTGAGGGAACAACTCCAGACACTAGAG atGTCCAAGCAGACAGAAATCACAAAACTACAAGAAGAAAATGCTAAA ttgtCTGATAAGTTGAAGAAAAAACAAGAAAG CTTCCAGCGGCTACAAGTTGAGAAGGAAGCACTTTACAATGACAGCAG GACTAAAATTGATGAGATCCAACAGAGGAAAGAGGAGGAACTCAAATCCATAAACCTTCGCGTGCAGAAATTGCAGGCAGATTTAATGGCCGCCAACCAG aACGTCACTGAACTGAAGGAGCAGTTGCAGAGCAAACACAAAGAGCATGAGATGGCCATCCATGCGCTCAAAGATCAG ATCCAAACAGTAAAGACTCAGGAACTGAATTTGTTGAGAGAGCAAAATCTGGCTCTCAACGCAGAGCTTCAGCAGAGGCGTACAGATCAGGAGAGCTTCCTGGCGCAGAGAGATGATCTCAACTCACAGCTACAG GAGTCAAACCGAGCAAATAGTCGACTGCTGGAGCAGCTCACTGAACTTGGTCTGGAGAAGGACAAGCTACAGCAGGAGTTAGAGGAAGCCagaaag ACTGCAGATAAGCGTAAGGCCATGCTGGATGAACTGGCCATTGAGATGGCACAGGAGAAATCTCGGCACAAAGAGGAACTCAGCAACGTGCGTTTGCAGCATGAGAAGGAGGTGCTGAGCATCAGGGCACGCTACGAGAAGGAGCTCCGCGGCCTCCACGAGGAGAAGAACCGCACGGAAGAGGAGATCCGCTCACAGCTACGAGATGAGAAA gctcGTACCAAAGAGCTGGAGGGTCTTCAGCCGTATGTAGAGGAGCTGAAAGCTCAGGTTCAGTCCATGGAGGGGACGAAGGGCTGGTTTGAACGCAGACTCAAGGAGGCCGAG GAGAccatggaaaaaaacaaactggaCCATGCAGAAGAGATCCAGCGGGTACAGAAAGATCACAGAGTCCAGCTGGag GCTAAAGCTGCAGAGGTGGAGGCAGTCAAACAGCAAGTGACGGAGAtggggaaagagagagaagatcTCAACGACACAATCGGAAAACTCAAACAG gAGATTAAAGACACGGTGGACGGACAGAGAATCCTGGAGAAAAAAGGTAGTTCAGCG CTGAAAGACTTGAAGAGGCAGCTCCATCTGGAAAGAAAGAGAGCAGATAAACTCCAGGAGCGGCTGCAGGAGATCTTAACCAACACTAAGACTAGGACAG ATTCTCTGTCCGTGAATGCAG GTCTGGAGGAGCTGGTATTGTCTGAGATCAGTTCCCCGAGCCGTACGCAGCAGACGGGTGACAGCAGTAGCATTTCCTCCTTCAGCTACAGAGAGATCATGAAAGACGGCGCATCAGCTCCCAGCACCAATAAG TCCAACACCAGCAGCCCTCAGTCCCAGCGACCTGCTGACCTTTCAGACGACGAGGTCAGTGAGCTCTTCCAGAGACTCGCTGAGGTCCAGCAGGAGAAGTGGATGCTGGAGGAGAAG GTGAAACACTTGGAGGTCAGCTGTGCCTCAATGGCTGATGACATCTGTAAAAAGAGTGCCATTATTGAGACATATGTCATGGACAGCCGTAGAG